The genomic region CACTGAGGACGCAGACCGGAGGCACCATCATGGTAACTAGCCACCTTTTGAAGGACAGATTGTAGtaattttctttttctatttgtttATTTTCCACAAAGTTTATATAATTAAGCTTGTTTTACCCAGTGCAGTTATTTCTTTCTCATTAAAAGTTTATAGTTCATATCTTCTGTTGGGTTATTTGACCTCATGGTGAACACCTGAGAGTAACACTTTCCTTCCAACAGGCAATGATGCTAGtgtttctagttgtccatgtgaTGTTATGCTGAACCATCATGCAGTTAAGAGAATGTTAAATTGCTAGTTCTAGCATTGGGGAAAACGGCACCATAAGTATAGGCCTGGACGCAAGAGtagagaagctatttatgagaagaatccgaccatagtacAGTAATACGATTTAACCAAAATTgtactaggactgatagagacagtgaataacagtgaattagagaatgtgttattttgttatcctgaatttaTTCCAGAATctggtctttgtgggaatacccctttaaggggctaAAGGTAGAGGGGTTTCCAGCCCTCGTGGGGGCTGGTACATAGATCTGGTGTTTCTCCTAGCAGATGGACCTGGGCTCTTCTGCTTAATCCTGACCTCCTTTCCCAAGGTCCGCTATTCCACCAGAGATTATCTCGGCTTCACTTGATGACATGGCTATTGAAAATGAGCTTCTAAGATTCAAAAGATTCTCAGTTTCGTTCACTCAGATGATAATTAAGGACTGTAAGCCTCAGTCCTCCCAAGATTTACCACCAGACTTGGATGGCCTTCTTCTACTAGTGCGAGCAGCATTTGCTCCTGCTGTTGCACAAACTGATCCCGCTTAAGGATTGTGGTGAGAGTATATCTCACTGAGTCAGagccaacactttttttttctacctTGTGTCAATCTCCTAGCGGTTGGGCCTATACCTATGGTGCTGTGTGTGTCTGACCAGATCCGACAAGGGAAATCACAGAAAAGTACAGTAAGATCAGCTGACAGTCATCTAGTTTCTAATGCCACCAGAATGTTGGAGCACATAGACCCACAAATATTTATCTTCTTTACCTTCAGGCTGGAAAACTGGCTATTGAAAGAGGATGGGCAATCAATGTTGGCAAGTATAAACAGTACATAATGTGTTGTCTGGCTCATTCATTTTGTTGCCGATGCCCTTTTTTCATGCTGGGGTTTTGTTGCAGTTTTTCAGCTTACAGTAGTACCATGATTTTGTAGAAAAAGTTGTAAGACTGGATCATAAAGTTACCCTCCATCCTGTGAATAGGGGCTAACTTTAAGTTggtgcaacccctttaattgttataAACTGTTTTAACTTTCAAACTACTGTGATGCGGAGTGcaggactctacatgcctgtattTTCTACTGAATGAGAAAGGGATTAGAATCTGTTAACATCAAAGAGTCATCCATATGATTGTGGCGCTTGCAGTCACTTGCTTAGATATTTATAGAGTTTTCCTAAAACATACAAAAGAGATTAGTGATGTCTCAGGAATGGGGCCTTCCTGAGACCGGGTTGAACGAAGAGTCTATTTATCCCATAAACTTGAATGAAGAGTGGCCGACAATGCGCTGCAAACTTTGCTTTTGGATCTGACTGCAAGTAAGAGGTCAGCGGACCCCTGCTCTCAAGATAGTTGCAGGTCCTATACTGTGCTTTACTTTGTATGAGAAACCAGATGTAAAATTTTATTCCACCCAATGCCACTACCAATTGACTGATTTTAATTAGGATTCTTTCAAAGCATATCCATTGCACTTATACAACAAATCATAGTATTATAGGCAGGGTGGGCTCCATGTTTCAGTAGGCCCATGGGcgacagtgaactcacatggcagcattaaaaattcagaaactaaaacctcctgttccctaaaatttcctttagtttatcataccaaacagccccatcatgggtattttatataaaaccccgctcactccctatggattcattagatacaacccccctcgcccccatggattccttatgtgggccccctagcAGTTCTGGgccccgggtatgcccagtgctggcgacAGGCCTGATTACAGGTTAGTTTAATATAGATCCAGAGCTAAATAAATGGCTGCTCATTCTAATCATTCCGTTCTAATTGTGTGCTCcttttctgtttctttttttaagGTGGAGGCTTCCATCATTGCTCCAGTGACAAAGGGGGAGGATTTTGTGCTTATGCTGATATAACATTAGCTATCAAGGTAAAGTTAagaaaaattacagaaaaaaataccaTATCGGATTATTGTAGCAGGCTGTAATAAAGCCTATCTAGAAAAACACATGTAATAGCTTAGCTGAAAAGTACAAACCATATTAGATGAAGCACTACTACATCAAGGTAGCCAAGGTTCCCAAATCTCAATAGCCTTTAATATGTTAGTATATTAGGACTAACCctcttgtagtggcaggtttccgatggaaataccgggcaccagctcaccggtatcgcggtttaaaacactttttaaacgttatagccgacgcaggcaggtacgcgctcggcgcttaccgtgcacgcggctctcattcacttcctatgtagccgcgtgcacggtaagtgccgagcgcgtacctgcctgcgccggctataaagtttaaaaagtgttttaaaccgcggtaccgcggtttaaaacactaacgaaaataagctccggcaccagctcaccctgagctggtgcccagtatttccatcggaaacctgccactacaagtggtaggtttcctttaaggaaatctaccatcaaaatcaagccatgataagccagggacatttactcatagatccaggcacgtgactatggtaatcttcatatattatttatccaaggcctccttccttctaaaaaaataaataaaattatgataattaactTGAGGGGCtatcctagcccctctgtgatcttgctttacaggttgttacattgtctcacccttcctgctccctcagcacttgtggtaGCCCATCAGGctaggaagtaggccatggataacaaatttaagaagataaccaaagtcacggtgtctgggtctataagtaagtgtccctggtttattaagctttattttgttggtagatttccttttaataaaACTATTATTGGCTCTTAGGCTCCCTGCACTCTTACATTTGCTGTTTGCACCCCTGAATTGTTTACTTTGCAGTCTGTAAGTAATTAATTTCTGAGCCATGTGTCCACAGAAATGCTCCGTGTGTCATCTGTATGCCATACatttttgcaaatttaaaaaagaaacggGAGGCTTGTAAATTATCTCATTAGCTTCTCAAAACCCTTTGAGGAGTCACATAACGTGCATGGGTCCATCCACTGAAATGTGTTTGTGTGCCATCCTAAAAAAACATTATTCCCTTGATTGATAGGGATCCCAGAGTTTGAACCGTCACTGATCATAAAGCTCTGGCATATTATAATAATTTGTCATCAATTTTATTAGATGTGATAAACATTTTAATTTATTACACAGTAGTATATAACTAATAAAACTAATGTTATGTATTTCTATATTTAATAATACAAACATGAATAATAGTCTTTACATGTTTACGTTTGTAGTTCTTATTTGAGCGCGTTGAAGGTGTTTCCAAGGCAACAATTATAGATTTGGATGCCCATCAGGTACTGGACTATACTGTTGTAGAGTCAAGTTTTACTGATTTTGTACACAGACTAGTTTCAGACTTTAGGCTGCAAAGTTATATTAGATTTTGTTGTGCCTTTTCTTCAGTTTGCTATTTTTCCTTTGGTATAATGagatcatatggggaggagtgcaCAGTATGAAGGGCAACTGCTGGGgggagggcacaatatgaaggacagctgctggggggagggcacaatatgaaggacagctgctggggggagggcacaatatgaaggaCAGCTGCTGGGGAAGGGCACAATATGAAGGACAGCTGCTGGGgggagggcacaatatgaagggcagctgctgggggagggcacaatatgaaggaCAGCTGCTGGGGgatggcacagtatgaaggggagattgtggggggcacagtatgaaaggGAGCTCCTCGGgaagggcacagtatgaaggggagcagctggagggacacagtatggaggggagCACCTAGACGGGACACAGTATGAAAAGGAGGTTATTGGGGGCATAGTATGAAGGGAAACTGCTTTGGGGACACAGTTTGAAGAGGAGCTgctatggggccacaatatgagagtgaGCTACTAGGGGGCACAACATGAGGCttgagcacaatatgagggggagatgtggGGGACACAATATCAGTGGGGTCCAAATATGAGAGGCCACAGATTGATATTAATGATGGGGGCACTAAGGGTAGAGTTAGGGGTGGGGCAAAAGGCATGGTTGAGCAAAAACAATTCTCTCTCTAATGCATgtctaatttacataatttatgtCTATTCCTATTTATTAGGGTAATGGGCATGCAAGAGATTTCATGGATGATAAAAGAGTATACATCATGGATATGTTCAATCGGCACATTTACCCTGGAGATACTTTTGCAAAACGTATGTAAACTAATTTAATAATATATGTTACATTAGGAAAGTCTTCAGAACCTCTCAATTCTAGTTTCCGTTTGTCATTATGCACAAAGTTAAaatgaaatgttaaaaaaagttttcactttacagaaaaggaaaaaataaaatattccatTGACATAAGTATTTAGATGTAACGCTGGCGACGGGTTCTGCCCCTTGTCACATTCCCCGCCACAGGTTTACCTTCAGCCTCCGTGTCTGGCCATGCttcagcctctctctccttcttaaaGGAACAGGGCATTTCTCAGCTAGGCTGTCCCAGCCTACCAGCATGCACCTCCATTCATATACCCCAACATGCCCTGTTCTCCATGCCTGAGCAAAGGTTCCTAACTTGCTAGACCTGCTGTGCAGTATCTGATTCTGTTTGCCACAAGCAAAACAATTGTCAACTCTGTTAAACTGACTTCAATGTACATTTTTCTCAATCTGCATCAGTCTAGCATCCTTTTTCACGGGTTCTCATGTATTATATTCAGAGTGATTAGTGAAAAactaaggatacattcacacatCCACAAGAGGCGGCGGTGAGCTAGCTCAAAGATGTCAGCTAGCTCACGGCCCCCATAGAAGTGCATTATGCATGGACGACGTGGGGCGATTCTctgagatcgtgcgtccgatatcctacatgtgtcaaaccccgctcaggtcagacagagttcaccatcctttaagtgttgcatgtaagtgcatggggttgcaacacaatttgaaaatgaaatcccgcactcagtccgaattagtcagatcgtccgacgccaCGCACCCCAATTTGTatcacatgaaagctggcgcccctgggccaaaatctgattgcgtgcgacacaatcccaccgcagacacttgttaaatacctgtgcaagccgtgtaatccctgaaaaaggtgcaaagtctgacaaaagtgagcagcgcgacccttagtaaatgagccccaatgtctctcccCGCACTGTGTCCGAGGCGTGTAATAGCCCgctttggagaggggagggttgagcAGCGTTGTGGACTTGTGCCTGTACCCTAAGACATGCTCTACATTTATATGATTCAACGAAACTGCCGTTGAGTAGGTGCCGTGGTGACCAAGGACGTGTAGCAACCAGGGCAAgagacaaaagagaaaaaaaaagaaaaaaagcgcaGAAGACTCAAGTGTAATCTTTTTAATAAGGGGATAGACTCTTAGGGAGAGACTCTCACCTGGTGCATTTGAAATAAGCGCATGTCATAAAAGTTGCAGCAAGGAGGAGCTGCTGCCCGCGGGACAAGGAGTCCATCCAGAATGGCGGGCCCGGCGGTGTGCCGAAAATCCATGAGGTGTAGTCCCGGTAGAGTCGGCGCTGCTTGCGCCGACTGTACCGGGACTACACCTCGTGGATTTTCATCTACATTTATAGGAATGGATACACAGTTAAAATAACGCCCATTGGCATTGATCCATTAAAGTATTGCATATAATTTAACCATatgccattattattattattattaaccattattatataataatttcTTATTCTCCTTCAATTAAAAATACTCATCAGAAATATGAGATTGTGCAACTTCTGGGATCCTTTAGTTACTCCTGTGTTGTCTTGGATGTGTCCTTAAGGTTGCAATATGGTGAACATTTGGCTAATCTGAGGAGCACTGTGGGTCAGATTTTCATTAAGAGTAAAGCATCATTCAAATGGCCAAGTGCTGGTCCAAACTAGATCCGGGGCGTAGTACACAGCCGGGTGGataagggaggggaagggaatgctactgacccctcctctctccattgaaCTCCGAGTGCCTCAATATCTGTGTTCTCATCACACCGTGATTGGGTGCCATAGGGGCCTTCATCTGGCCACAAATAGTCCCCATGCGGTCATTTGCCCTCATAGTAGAATTTTTGGTAGCAAAGCTAAGGGTCTGAATATGTTGTCAATGTGAAaatcatcatattccatagcgctttacaaatcatagggaacatatacaaatataataatacattacagatcaCAGTCATTTGGAacaagtgagggccctgctcacaagagcgtacagtctatgaggatgaggggtgacgcaAGAGGTACAAGAGCTTGTATCATGGTCCAGTCATTCTGGAAACAGAATTAAATAatgcaataaataaaaatgttgctgcttgaaccagccatcagtcgcgatcttatatacaaagtcctaagtcaatgggactgcagagaagcctggagcttggtatctatctCATGTTTTCTGAATAACAGGCggtaggaggacataggatggatcaGTAACgtgagagttgaaatttcatgcagttagcgagtgtgataagctgcctaaagagatgggttataagagcatgtttgaaaggAGGTTGATTGTTAGTCTTATAGTCTGGAAAAgggaattccagagaattggtgccgctctggagaagtcctggagatgtatgAGAGGTAAGGGTATAGATTAATCacaggcagatcgaagagcatgggtaGGGCTATAGACTGAggtaagagaggagaggtagagaagtgcagtattatgcagagctttgtgcatGAGGGTTATTTATTTGTGCTTTGATAGTTGGCACAAATGGCTAAAGATATAATTTGagatataattgtgtttttttgaTTGTTACAAATACACCATATATAGGTGCAATAAAGCGGAGAATAGAGCTAGACTGGGGCACAGAAGACAAAGAATATTTGGAAAAAGTAGAAACTCATGTGAAAGGGGCACTGAATGAGATCACTCCAGATGTCATCATCTACAACGCAGGAACAGATATTCTGGATGGAGATCCACTCGGAGGACTCTCTATTTCCCCTCAAGTAAGTAGCAGACAAATCACTATGGAGGCATAAAACCAATATATAACATGATCCATAAGCATGGGTTTAGGGCAGAAAATGCGGTTcactcccccccttccccctttttCCTTCCTCCAACCCTTAAATCCTTGTATGTGTTGTCTTGTCTTATGTTTTACACCCATTTTCATGTTTTTCAACTACCTTTGACAGGCCGTATGGTCGTTTTGacaattgttgttgttgttgatgTTCTTAAAAAGTTTACCCTTTTCACCAAATGCGATGTATACCACTATAAAAGTACATATGTACCAATAATGTAAATGTATACGTATTTCTACTTGTTGCAAACCAAACAATATATCTCTACGTTTTGTATCACTATGTAACAGTCAATAAAGTTTGATGTTGAACCATAAAaccaatatataatacatataagcgAACATACATTTTTGAGTATGGACATAAGAAGCAACAACAGCAGCTGGGGACCATTATATAGACTGGCTGTTATTCAGTGATCATGAGCTAGGTTGCATTGGTGGCAGAggcattacaataaaaaaacacacTAAAAATTTAATAATTGTGGAACTTCTTATGCTGCCGTGTGTCACACATTTAAATTAGATTTTAAGGCACAATTTTCTCCAGATTTGCAGATTTTAATCTACAACTTCTAACAAGGGGCTGGTGTGAGATTGGAAAATGAAGGAATGGGAGTCCTGAACATTACATCTTCAAGGATTTATGTCATTACTTGTGGTTTCAACTTCTGAAGCCCTAaatgtatatgtaaatgtatttACCATGTTTTTCATTATATTATTTCATTCTTATCCTCTTGTATTGATTTTATTAATAGGGAATTATAAAAAGAGATGAAATTGTGTTCAGTATTGCCAGAAGCCGATCCATCCCAATTCTGATGGTCACCTCAGGAGGATACCAGAAGAGGACAGCACGGATAATTGCAGATTCCATACTTAACCTGCACAACCTTGGCCTTATTTCCAATTCTCTGAAAAATGAGCCCAGGATATAATTGATGATCTTTTAACTAACTTGGTGTGGCAAtaattaacattttgttaaaaaatgtaatatgtgAATCTAAAATACTGTGTATTTGTTTTGGTTAAGGAGATTCACTGGTATTAAGGGGGTGATTTACCATAAATGTATCTTCTGATATTGTGCCATTTGGCTAATAGGAGCGATCAAAAATGCACTGAACATTAGTCTGTTTTATTACATGAGGTCAGTGCCCGCCGGATCTCTTCTCAAAGTGATTGTTGGACGGCTTTGATGGACGCCGAGCTATGAGCGTCACTGCTTAACGAAGGCAGAGGGAAAATAAACACAAACTATATCTAATGTACAGGTTATTGTTTGCTTCTGTTAGCCATATATTTTGTCTGTGTAATTTTGGTTAATGGGAAAGGGACCATTTTATCATTATATATCATGTATAGGGCAGTAGAGTCTTATGACAGAtcaactttaaagaggacctgtcacccataatttcggcactaggagctgcttactaaagtagctGCttactagtgcttaaacaaacgctgcagtgttagaaggatagcattaccggaaacctctggtaacactatctaacactgcggcggggtacaatgtaatcatcggaccacttgcaaagcggtccgatgtattcatgagggggcggggttggggcgtggttaggggcggtgacttccGCATGGCGCGTGGCAGTTACCGCCTGCCTATGGAATGAGcgaggcggtccggggaagaggcagcgccttggaccgccccatcatgaatacattggaccgctttgcgagtggtccgatgattacattgtaccccgcctcagtgttagatagcgttaccggatgtTTCCAATaatgctatccttctaacactgcggcgcttTATTAAGcacgaaattatgggtgacaagtcctctttaaaggagtTTCCCACTATATACACTTGTCTCCATCTGGTGGTCAGATTCTTGGGGATCATGGAAACGGAGTCTACAATTGCACTCCATTCGCTTCTGTGGGACAGCATAGTCTAATAGTAGTGAATGGATCGCTGGATGGCGCCCAGACCTCCATTTGTATTACTGTTTGTTTATTcttatacaacatccacagcaatCAGACACGTCCCTCCTGGATCACTGTGGATAGTGAGTAGTTATGTGCAatgtgaaaatccctttaattgcaCATTCAATGGCATTTTCTGTGCACTGTGATACTAAAGAAAATGCTTTAAAGTAGAATCTTCCTActgcaaaatatgtaaaaactACTTATTAATACTAAAGTTTAAGATCCCAGAGATAGGATTCCTATTAGTCATGTATGACCAAAATGGTTAAACTGGAAATAACACTTTAAGGGGTTGTTCGATTTCAATCAATTCTATGCTATGGGTTCCAGggattatataaataataaatacataatagaTCTCTAAAAGGCTCTCTGTCACTGCCGATCACTGTTGGAGTGATAAGTGttagttctttattatttttagaccacCGTGGAACCATGAAAcacaacaacccctttaaatacatacatacttatATTGCAGCTAAATGGATTCTTTATTAGGGTTTTGGACACTAAATATAGTATAAGTTTCCCATAAGTATAAGTATCCCTTTTTATTACTTGGCTATCGTTTTTTCTTTCCTAAATGTGCCAAAATTTCTTCTATCAATAGTTGTTTAGGTGTTTCTAGGCttctttgtaaaaaaaagaaagaccacaatctatttaaaaaaaagatgatAGGTAGTGGGTAGTCTTTCATTACACTGTACTTACTTTCTTACTCAGATCGTGTAAAGTATACTCTAATGCACAAGTGATGAGGGCACCGACAGGTATTCACAGGCCGAGACAGTTGTGAGATCCCTAAACTGTGTGGTGCCTTCTGCCTCCCTGTGACATAGCAAGGACAGGCTGGTGGAGGACCAGTGCATTTCTAGAGGAAAAACCAATCACAAATTCAAGATAAATTTCAGTTCATTTTTCAACATCTACAATGATACTAAAGAACAGCAAGTAAGACCCTGTCACACAGGCAGAAGGTGAGACCGCAAAGCGAACTCTTCCATGTAAACTTGTGAAAAGAATAAAACTAAAACTATAAATCAGAAAATGGAGCTTGTGCTTCTGAGTTTTACATTTGAAgtgatttttctgtattttaccACCAGCAAAATGATTGAAACAAACGTTATCACTGATACAGTTCTCTAAAGTTGTGAATGTAAAGTTGTTGTGTTTTAATTTTATTGATAGTAATTTAACTTTTGGTGTTTTGTCTCTTAATAAATTATTATACTTTGCTACTAAAGGGTGGAATTTGTCTTCTTTCATCTGGTCTTGTTTATAAGAAGACCTTCTCCATTTTATGGATCATGCATgaatcagatgtatcttagttaCTATTAAGTGTATAAATATGGACTATATAAAGTTTAATGTGAATCTCaaatttcataataataatttttatcaaattttattatttcataatACTCGGTGTGTCTATTCATTCACATACACACCCGGAGTATAACGAAATGCAACATTGTTTCTTTATTGATGTGTGTACACATAATTGATCTCTAAACAAAAAAGCATTGCACAAAGATAATCAAGGTTACATATTATATAAAGTTGCTATCATAAAGAATGGTGGAATAAGGATTCACCCAACACTCTTATGAATCCCTCAATTTAGGGGATCACATGCAAATTTAATTATAGGGGTCTATATTTGCATGTAGGGGAAGAATACCCCCAAAACTTTCCctatcagtttttttattttaataatttctaCTTAACTTAATATGAAGTATTATCttttttaacaaaataaagaataaacGTAAATTTTTACTGCCACCTTTCCCTTCTTTTCCCATTCTCCTCTTGAATAAAACTGAATTAACTTATGGTGGTGTACACCTGGCAGGAAAACAAActacaaaaataaaactatatacacAAGACCAACAATAATTCTTCTGACTTTCTTACTATTCAATTCACCATCGTCTGCatggagtttatatgttctccccgtatctgcgtgggtttcctccggttactccggtttcctcccactatCCGAAAATATGCTGATAGGTTAATTGgccctaataaaaaaaaatctccccaatTCTTTGCATGTTGTCAGTATCTCAGTATTCATATTCAAAAAAGGTTACAAAACACTTAAACGTGtggttattttaatatttttatatatatattgttatatataagACTAacatatattgttatatataacaccaaCACTGTATAACATTAACTACTTCTGCATATAGGGGAGAAATGTCTGCTATTTACTAGTTAGCTATTAATGATCCTGAGCTCCCGTAACCAGCTGTTTGAAAGCAGTATTCAGAGAATCATCTCAAATGCAACTCGTTTGTTCTTATTTTGTAGTTTTGCACTTTGCATGGTGCACGTTTGTATATTGTGAAAATTGcaataaag from Engystomops pustulosus chromosome 10, aEngPut4.maternal, whole genome shotgun sequence harbors:
- the HDAC11 gene encoding histone deacetylase 11 isoform X4, translated to MPHETQLYEDIPTSRWPIVYSTDYNITFIGLEKLHPFDSGKWGKIINFLRDEKLITDDTIVTAKEATEDDLLVVHTRRYINKLKWSFVVATITEIPPLVLLPNFLVQRRVLKPLRTQTGGTIMAGKLAIERGWAINVGGGFHHCSSDKGGGFCAYADITLAIKFLFERVEGVSKATIIDLDAHQGNGHARDFMDDKRVYIMDMFNRHIYPGDTFAKRAIKRRIELDWGTEDKEYLEKVETHVKGALNEITPDVIIYNAGTDILDGDPLGGLSISPQGIIKRDEIVFSIARSRSIPILMVTSGGYQKRTARIIADSILNLHNLGLISNSLKNEPRI
- the HDAC11 gene encoding histone deacetylase 11 isoform X5 yields the protein MLCHKRCTMICLPHETQLYEDIPTSRWPIVYSTDYNITFIGLEKLHPFDSGKWGKIINFLRDEKLITDDTIVTAKEATEDDLLVVHTRRYINKLKWSFVVATITEIPPLVLLPNFLVQRRVLKPLRTQTGGTIMAGKLAIERGWAINVGGGFHHCSSDKGGGFCAYADITLAIKGNGHARDFMDDKRVYIMDMFNRHIYPGDTFAKRAIKRRIELDWGTEDKEYLEKVETHVKGALNEITPDVIIYNAGTDILDGDPLGGLSISPQGIIKRDEIVFSIARSRSIPILMVTSGGYQKRTARIIADSILNLHNLGLISNSLKNEPRI
- the HDAC11 gene encoding histone deacetylase 11 isoform X1; translated protein: MLCHKRCTMICLPHETQLYEDIPTSRWPIVYSTDYNITFIGLEKLHPFDSGKWGKIINFLRDEKLITDDTIVTAKEATEDDLLVVHTRRYINKLKWSFVVATITEIPPLVLLPNFLVQRRVLKPLRTQTGGTIMAGKLAIERGWAINVGGGFHHCSSDKGGGFCAYADITLAIKFLFERVEGVSKATIIDLDAHQGNGHARDFMDDKRVYIMDMFNRHIYPGDTFAKRAIKRRIELDWGTEDKEYLEKVETHVKGALNEITPDVIIYNAGTDILDGDPLGGLSISPQGIIKRDEIVFSIARSRSIPILMVTSGGYQKRTARIIADSILNLHNLGLISNSLKNEPRI
- the HDAC11 gene encoding histone deacetylase 11 isoform X2 yields the protein MCRPHETQLYEDIPTSRWPIVYSTDYNITFIGLEKLHPFDSGKWGKIINFLRDEKLITDDTIVTAKEATEDDLLVVHTRRYINKLKWSFVVATITEIPPLVLLPNFLVQRRVLKPLRTQTGGTIMAGKLAIERGWAINVGGGFHHCSSDKGGGFCAYADITLAIKFLFERVEGVSKATIIDLDAHQGNGHARDFMDDKRVYIMDMFNRHIYPGDTFAKRAIKRRIELDWGTEDKEYLEKVETHVKGALNEITPDVIIYNAGTDILDGDPLGGLSISPQGIIKRDEIVFSIARSRSIPILMVTSGGYQKRTARIIADSILNLHNLGLISNSLKNEPRI